A window of the Nibribacter ruber genome harbors these coding sequences:
- a CDS encoding sugar transferase, which yields MHLNRSLHTYKLVFADFLAAFLAWIIFYLSRSYVLQDAAEGSTWFLLERSFIIGSIWVVLYALLGRYRNVFRQSRFKEVIHLATFSFCGGVAIFIAFLLEDPAISRGEVYYKTIATYFLIHFFVAATFKLIALKHLKVLVAEGEIYFNTLVVGSSTNAREVYNELQYHNWHLGLKVVGFVQSDASNGHAFPEQVTCLGGFHELPDLIQKYDIEEVVIAIEPSEHKLIEQILSSLEGEMVRISILPDVYQILLGSVKVNHLFGTPLIEVKQEIMPVWQQILKRVIDLGVSLVVLICFLPVYAIVALLVKLSSPGPVFFAQERIGWHGKPFKIYKFRSMFLDAEKMGPALSSDLDPRVTKFGRFMRKIRLDELPQFYNVLKGDMSLVGPRPERQFFIDLITKEAPHYRHLQRVRPGITSLGQVKFGYAQNVQEMVRRLKYDILYIENMSLAMDFRVMLYTIKIIVQGRGK from the coding sequence ATGCACCTCAACAGATCACTGCACACGTACAAATTAGTCTTTGCTGATTTTCTGGCGGCGTTCCTGGCTTGGATCATCTTCTACCTTTCCAGAAGCTATGTCCTTCAAGATGCCGCAGAAGGATCTACCTGGTTTTTGCTGGAACGCTCTTTTATCATAGGCTCTATTTGGGTGGTGCTGTACGCGCTGCTGGGCAGGTACCGCAACGTGTTTAGGCAGTCCAGGTTCAAGGAGGTGATTCATCTGGCCACCTTCTCTTTCTGCGGCGGCGTGGCTATCTTCATCGCGTTTCTGCTGGAAGACCCAGCCATTTCCAGGGGCGAGGTATACTACAAGACCATTGCCACCTACTTCCTCATTCACTTCTTCGTGGCCGCCACCTTCAAGCTCATCGCGCTCAAGCATTTAAAAGTGCTGGTGGCCGAGGGCGAGATATATTTCAACACGCTGGTGGTAGGCTCCAGCACCAACGCCCGCGAAGTTTACAATGAACTCCAGTACCACAACTGGCATTTGGGCTTGAAAGTGGTGGGTTTCGTGCAGAGTGATGCCTCCAACGGGCACGCCTTTCCCGAGCAGGTAACCTGTCTGGGCGGCTTCCATGAACTGCCCGACCTAATTCAGAAATATGACATTGAAGAGGTGGTCATCGCCATTGAGCCTTCAGAGCATAAATTAATTGAGCAGATCCTGAGTTCTCTGGAAGGAGAGATGGTGCGGATTAGTATTTTGCCAGACGTATACCAGATTCTGTTGGGTTCTGTGAAAGTCAATCATTTGTTCGGGACGCCTTTGATAGAGGTGAAGCAGGAGATCATGCCGGTTTGGCAACAAATTCTCAAGCGCGTGATTGATTTAGGCGTCTCATTGGTAGTTCTGATATGCTTTTTGCCGGTGTATGCCATCGTGGCCTTGCTGGTAAAACTTTCCTCGCCGGGCCCGGTGTTCTTTGCCCAGGAGCGCATTGGCTGGCACGGCAAGCCCTTCAAGATTTACAAGTTTAGGAGTATGTTCCTGGACGCCGAAAAAATGGGACCCGCCCTTTCTTCTGACCTGGATCCCAGAGTGACCAAGTTTGGCCGGTTCATGCGAAAAATCAGATTAGATGAATTGCCTCAGTTCTACAACGTTCTAAAAGGCGACATGAGCCTGGTGGGGCCGCGCCCAGAGCGCCAATTCTTCATTGACCTCATCACAAAAGAAGCGCCTCACTACCGCCACTTGCAACGCGTACGTCCCGGCATCACTTCTTTGGGCCAGGTTAAATTCGGGTATGCCCAAAACGTGCAGGAAATGGTGCGCCGCCTAAAATATGACATCCTCTACATTGAAAACATGTCCCTGGCCATGGACTTCAGGGTGATGCTCTACACCATCAAAATTATCGTACAGGGAAGAGGAAAGTAA
- a CDS encoding acyl-CoA thioesterase has product MRKQKFVKESYVRMTELVLPNDTNTLHNLMGGRMMHWMDIVSAIAAQKHSNRIVVTASVDNVSFRESIRLGNVITLEAQVTRAFSSSMEVHITVWAEDIPSGTKVKSNEAYFTFVAVDQSGNPIDVPEAVPETDDEKEKYAGALRRRQLRLILGGRMKPDDATELKSLFEL; this is encoded by the coding sequence ATGCGCAAGCAAAAATTTGTCAAAGAATCTTACGTACGCATGACCGAGCTGGTCCTGCCCAATGATACCAACACGCTGCACAACTTAATGGGTGGCCGCATGATGCACTGGATGGACATTGTCTCTGCCATTGCCGCGCAAAAACACTCCAACCGCATTGTAGTAACCGCCTCTGTAGACAACGTTTCGTTTAGAGAAAGCATCAGGCTGGGGAACGTGATCACGCTGGAGGCGCAGGTGACCAGAGCCTTCAGTTCTTCCATGGAAGTGCACATTACCGTGTGGGCCGAGGATATTCCTTCAGGCACCAAAGTAAAGTCAAACGAGGCTTATTTCACGTTTGTGGCAGTAGACCAGAGCGGCAATCCCATTGACGTGCCAGAAGCCGTGCCGGAAACCGATGACGAAAAAGAGAAATACGCCGGAGCCTTGCGTCGGCGCCAGCTGCGCCTGATCTTGGGTGGCCGCATGAAACCAGACGATGCTACAGAGTTGAAGTCACTCTTTGAGTTATAA
- a CDS encoding protein-L-isoaspartate(D-aspartate) O-methyltransferase: protein MLMDSYRHKGMRKSLVRTVQEKGIKDQRVLQALEQVPRHYFFEKAFLEQAYQDKAFPIGEGQTISQPYTVAYQTELLQVNSKDKVLEIGTGSGYQCSILLQLTPHVYTIEYNEPLYHKAQKQFELMGLKPHAFLGDGSEGLPKHAPFNKILVTAGAPVIPKALITQLTIGGMLVIPVGDADTQKMMRITRLGPEDFTKEEFDNFKFVPLLGKQGWQ, encoded by the coding sequence ATGTTGATGGATAGTTACCGGCACAAAGGAATGCGCAAGAGTCTGGTGCGCACCGTACAGGAAAAGGGAATTAAAGATCAACGCGTCTTGCAAGCCCTGGAACAAGTGCCACGCCATTACTTTTTTGAAAAGGCCTTTCTAGAACAAGCGTACCAGGACAAAGCCTTTCCTATTGGCGAGGGCCAGACCATTTCGCAGCCTTACACGGTGGCCTACCAGACCGAACTGCTCCAAGTCAACTCGAAAGACAAGGTGCTGGAGATTGGCACCGGTTCTGGCTATCAGTGCAGCATTCTGTTGCAACTCACGCCCCACGTGTACACCATTGAATACAATGAACCGCTGTACCACAAGGCGCAGAAACAGTTTGAGCTCATGGGTTTAAAACCGCATGCCTTTCTGGGAGACGGCTCTGAAGGACTTCCAAAGCACGCCCCTTTTAATAAGATACTGGTGACTGCCGGTGCTCCGGTCATCCCGAAGGCCTTAATCACCCAGCTCACCATTGGCGGCATGCTAGTGATTCCGGTAGGTGATGCAGACACCCAGAAGATGATGAGAATCACCCGCCTGGGGCCCGAGGACTTCACCAAAGAGGAGTTTGACAACTTTAAGTTTGTGCCTTTGCTGGGCAAGCAGGGCTGGCAGTAA
- a CDS encoding riboflavin synthase produces the protein MFTGIIEALGQVVAIQDDQSNRHFTLTCPFTQELKIDQSVAHNGVCLTVVNIEGNTYTVTAIDETLSRTNLGDWKVGDTVNLERCLLAHSRFDGHIVQGHVDQIGVCKEVIDQQGSWLFRFTYFPQAAGNVTVEKGSICINGISLTVVESGADFFSVAIIPYTYEHTNLGKVKPGDKVNLEFDIIGKYVARLLQK, from the coding sequence ATGTTCACCGGCATAATAGAAGCATTGGGGCAGGTGGTTGCCATCCAAGACGACCAGAGCAACCGGCATTTCACCTTGACGTGTCCTTTCACCCAAGAATTGAAGATTGACCAGAGCGTGGCGCATAATGGCGTGTGTTTAACGGTGGTCAACATTGAAGGCAATACCTACACGGTCACGGCCATAGATGAGACGCTTTCACGCACCAACCTGGGTGATTGGAAAGTGGGGGACACGGTGAACCTGGAGCGTTGTCTCTTGGCGCACAGTCGCTTTGACGGACATATTGTGCAGGGGCACGTGGACCAGATTGGCGTTTGTAAAGAAGTGATTGACCAGCAGGGCAGCTGGCTGTTCAGGTTTACCTATTTTCCACAAGCGGCTGGCAATGTAACCGTAGAGAAAGGCTCTATCTGCATCAACGGCATCAGCTTGACGGTGGTAGAGTCTGGAGCAGACTTCTTCTCTGTGGCCATCATTCCGTACACCTATGAGCATACCAATCTGGGCAAAGTAAAACCCGGCGACAAGGTGAACCTG